CTTCTCGCGATGCGGCGGGTAAGGACGATACGCATAGACCGCCGGACGGGCAAACCGGCCGCGCAGGTTGTCGAACGTATCGCCACTGTCGGGGTCGAGTTTCGCCTCTTTCCGGTGTTCGCGCTTGAGCTCCAGCACCTCCTTGCGTTCAGGTGCAGGTTCGGCCTCGGTTTCTGCCTGATCCTTCTCCTCGGGCAGTTTCTTGGCTTCTTTTACAAGGACTTTTTGAAAGCGGCCGTCATTGATGTCTTGCGGCTCGGCGTTCTGCTTCCGGTTGGACTTGAGCGGCAAAAGTGACCAGAGCGAGCTGAATACCGGTTTGAAAAGCGGCATAAGCACCATGCCCGCGACACTGCCAAGGATCGCAACCAGAAACAGAAAATACGTCTTGGGGAAGCCGAGCTTCTTGCTGCCATACGCAAAAATGACAAGAATCAGAAGGTAAAGTGCGAATTTAACCATGCAGACATCTATGATGTTGAGTTTTCACCCACATTTGTGACTGCATGGAATAAAGATCAGGTAAAATTTTTTGAACAAATACCAACAGAACCTGTCGGAAAAAGGCGGCCTGAGCCGCCTTTTTCTTGCGTGGCCGGGCAGGTAGCCCGCTTGTCGCGCTTTTCCTTGCAGCTCATCGCCGTTTGCTGCGCCAATTCAACCAAATTGATGAGTCCTGACCCTGGTCAGCCCAAATTCAGCTCCTTGAAGAAGTCGTTGCCCTTGTCATCGATGACGATGAAGGCCGGGAAGTCCTCGACCTCGATTTTCCAGATGGCTTCCATGCCGAGTTCCTCGAATTCGACGACCTCGACCTTCTTGATGCAGTCCTGGGCAAGACGGGCTGCCGGTCCGCCGATGGAACCGAGATAGAAGCCGCCATGGGCCTGACAGGCCCTGCGGACCTGCGCCGAGCGGTTGCCCTTTGCCAGCATGACCATGGAGCCGCCGGCTGCCTGGAACTGATCGGCATAAGCGTCCATCCGCCCGGCCGTGGTTGGTCCGAAGGAGCCGGACGGCATGCCGTCCGGTGTTTTCGCCGGGCCCGCATAGTAGATCGGGTGGTTCTTGAAATAGTCCGGCAGCGGTTCGCCGCTTTCAAGACGGTCGCGCAGCTTGGAGTGCGCGAGGTCGCGGGCCACGATCAAAGGACCGGTAAGGGACAGCCGCGTCTTGACCGGATACTTGCTCAACTCACCCAGAATTTCGGACATTGGCCGGGTCAGGTCGATTTTCACGACATTGTCGGACAGCGCGTCGTCGGTCACTTCCGGAAGGTATTTTTCAGGCTGCATTTCCAGCTGCTCGAGGAAAACACCGTCCTTCGTGATCTTGCCGACGGCCTGCCGGTCCGCCGAGCAGGAGACCGCCAGGCCGATGGGCAGCGACGCCCCGTGACGGGGCAGGCGGATCACGCGGACGTCGTGGCAGAAATATTTGCCGCCAAACTGGGCTCCGACGCCCGTTGCCTGCGTGAGCTTGTGGATTTCCTCTTCCATGGCAAGGTCACGAAATGCGTGGCCGCTTTCCGAACCGCCCGTCGGCAGTCCGTCGAGGTACCTGGCAGAGGCGAGTTTGGCCGTCTTGAGGTTCATTTCAGCCGAGGTGCCGCCTATCACGATCGCCAGGTGATAGGGCGGGCAGGCGGCCGTGCCGAGCGTCAGGATCTTTTCCTTCAGGAAATCGATCATGCGGTCATGGGTGAGAAGCGAGGGCGTGCCCTGGAAGAGGAACGTCTTGTTCGCCGAACCGCCGCCCTTGGCCATGAACAGGAACTTGTAGGCGTCTTCGCCTTCGGCATAAAGCTCGATCTGCGCCGGCATGTTGCTCGCGGTGTTTTTCTCCTCGAACATGGAGATCGGCGCGAGCTGGGAATAGCGAAGGTTCTTCTTGAAATAGGCGTCCCGGGCGCCTTCGCCGAGGGCGGCTTCGTCGCCGCCCTTGGTCCAAACCCTGCGGCCTTTCTTGCCCATGATGATTGCAGTGCCGGTGTCCTGGCACATCGGCAGCACGCCGTGCGAGGCGATGTTTGCGTTTTTCAGAAGATCGAAGGCGACGAACTTGTCATTTTCGGTTGCTTCCGGATCGTCGAGAATTTTCTTCAGCTGTTCCAGGTGGCCGGGCCGGAGGTAGTGATTGATGTCCTTGAACGCTTCTTCGGCCAGCAGGCGGAGCCCCTCCGGATCGACCATGAGCACTTTTTCACCGTTGAATTCGGCGGTGCTGACATAGTCGGATGTCAGCTTGCGGTACGGGGTCTGATCCTCGTTCTGCGGGAAGAGTGCGCTGTGGTGATATTCGGGAGGGGTCACGGGAGCGTTCATGAGGCGTCTTTCCTGATCTGGCTGCCCCCGGCATCAGCCGGCAGCGCTGGAACGATATCTGCCGTTCTCATACGGCAAAAAGGCCGCGGACGCCAAGTCCTGCGGCCTGCACAATTGGTTGCACAATCTGTGTGATCGTCAGCGCGTTGCCGTCAGGTCGAGCTTGACGGTGACGATATCGCCGACCGTGTCCGTACCGACGCCGGCTCCGAGCCCGTAATCG
This region of uncultured Roseibium sp. genomic DNA includes:
- a CDS encoding fumarate hydratase; protein product: MNAPVTPPEYHHSALFPQNEDQTPYRKLTSDYVSTAEFNGEKVLMVDPEGLRLLAEEAFKDINHYLRPGHLEQLKKILDDPEATENDKFVAFDLLKNANIASHGVLPMCQDTGTAIIMGKKGRRVWTKGGDEAALGEGARDAYFKKNLRYSQLAPISMFEEKNTASNMPAQIELYAEGEDAYKFLFMAKGGGSANKTFLFQGTPSLLTHDRMIDFLKEKILTLGTAACPPYHLAIVIGGTSAEMNLKTAKLASARYLDGLPTGGSESGHAFRDLAMEEEIHKLTQATGVGAQFGGKYFCHDVRVIRLPRHGASLPIGLAVSCSADRQAVGKITKDGVFLEQLEMQPEKYLPEVTDDALSDNVVKIDLTRPMSEILGELSKYPVKTRLSLTGPLIVARDLAHSKLRDRLESGEPLPDYFKNHPIYYAGPAKTPDGMPSGSFGPTTAGRMDAYADQFQAAGGSMVMLAKGNRSAQVRRACQAHGGFYLGSIGGPAARLAQDCIKKVEVVEFEELGMEAIWKIEVEDFPAFIVIDDKGNDFFKELNLG